Sequence from the Bufo bufo chromosome 10, aBufBuf1.1, whole genome shotgun sequence genome:
ggagcctaagggacaGCTTCAGTGTCGGTCACTTATAATCAGGacgtgtttccattcactgagtaTTTGAAAGAccaaggggaaatttatcaaaactggtgtaaaggaaaactggcttagtggcccatcgcaaccaatcagattccacctttaaaggggttctccgggctttttttttattgattacctatcctcagggtaggtcatcaatatcaaatcagtggtggtccgacaccccaaccgatcagctgtatgacaaGACGGCGCTCACAGTGCCTACATGCCGTCTCCCTTCCCTCTTCCTGTTCAcgactgctgtcccatagacatacagcggcAGAGCACCGTGCGCGCGCCgtatcctcaaacagctgattggcaggggtgccaggtatccGACCcccgacgatctgatattgatgacctatcctaaggataggtgatcaatagtaaaagcccgggcaacccctttaattttccaaaggagctagctatctatatatatatatatatatatatatatataaagaaggacgtatgtatatatatatatatatatatatatatatgtcagaaATATCAATTTGGAGGTCCCAGTgtttggactcccaccaatcagatgctcaGAGGATCATTTTTGATCTTGGTTCAAACCCTTTAAGACACTGATTACGGAGATGTCTGCCTGAGCCCCCCCATATGATATATCCTGCATCTGGGGTCTTCACGTTTACCCCTTCAGAAGCCATGAGACCAACCTCATTTCAGAGGCCCCACCTCTATGTACATACGCCGCTGTCCTCCACTATATAGCGGTATGGAAAACCATAATCTCAAACTCACGTAATCTGGTCTACGCATAGTTACCTCCCTCTGTGGGGGTCAATGACCCCCGTGTTTGCTTCCAACCAATTATAGATGGAAATTGATGTTTAGATCTTTGTATTCATTTAACATCAAGTCTGCAAGATCCACCATGAATTATATATTAACCCCTGCTACGCCGCTGCCCCTCCGCAAACTTTATCTTACCCCCGACTGCATCTCGCATAGATTACATTGCGGATTCCCAATATACCAGTCTTAGAGTCTGTGACCTGTGTGATCCGTTTCTTGATTTCCACGCACTATGTTGCTGCCTGGCCCTCTCCGTCGCTCTGCCCCCTCCATCCCCATCTTCTGTCTCTCTATGCTAAGTAGAGCAGACAGGCGCGGTGCTTGGGAGCTGCTGCTCTGCAGAGTGACGCGGCCTCCTGTGCTCTGCAGGACAGGCCATGTTCTGCCTGCGACTGTCACATCTCATCCATCAGTAAAGATCCCTAAGGGGCCTCCTATCTGTACCCAATAAACATCATGTACTCAGCAACCTGTGCACACGAGGAGAGAGGGAGCGAAAAGACTACAGCGAGACACATATACAGATGGAGAGAGACAGGGAAAATATCAGACAACCCCACGGCCCCTTTATCTTAGACCGCGCTCTGTACGGTGCCCTCCACTCAACCCTTGCTCCTTTTTACCCAAAATATAAGACACTTACATGGCGGCAGTCCCCGGGGTGGAGACATATTCTTCTGCGCACTCACAGATGACACGTAGGGTCCTCACTGTTAAATACAAAACCACATCAATTAGTAGGACGCATGTAATAACCCAGAGGGTAAGAGGGTCCAAGGTCACCCTAAAAACAGTCATGGTGTCTATTAGCACTAACCTAATGAGTTTTATGGCGCAGTGTTAGACATAAAGGGATGCCCTGTGCTCAGGTGTTTGTGGGCCaggggcccatatactgttcATGCTTAGGGGCCCTCCGCTGTTTATGGAGTTATCGGAGCACCATTGCAGTAATGCAGTGGCTATATAAGATCTCGTCAGAATATGGGATGTGTTGTCGTCCGCGTCCACAGATAAAGGGGCTGGAGCCTGCTCGTTGTATAATGGCAGGTTCTGTAGCTtcctaaggccgggttcacatctgcgtcgtGGACTCCGGCACTCTGTTCTGGTCACTGTATCCGGCATATATGCCGaatcccattgtagtgaatggggacCCAGAGTGGTGCACGGGGATATCAGTCTATGCACTGCTGGAGTTCACAGCACATaaaactttgggggtcatttattaagatcggtGTGTTAGACGCCAGGTCTTAATAACCTCTGCGCCGGCCTCTACAGAACTTCGGAGCATCCACCGCCAGTCTGCCAACCTGAAAACTGGCATATATCTGATAATAAATGACTCCCTTTATGTTTTAAAGGGCACCTAtcggcagatttgtccctatgacactggctgacctgttacatgagctgaagacatctgtgttggtcccatgttcatatgtgtccacattgctgagaaagataATGTTTTACTAtaagcaaattagcctctaggagcaacaggggcgttgtcgttacacctagagactctgctctctctgcaactgctgcagagCCTCTTTCCTGCGCTGCACTTACGCCGGATACTGAAGCGTACGGCACAGTGAGAGActtaaggagaagtcagggccaggcgtgatgacgtttacactgcctggttctGTAAAGTAAAGTAAAGTACAGAGGGTGCAGCAacagcagagagagcagagcctctaggtgtaatgacaacgcccccgttgctcctagaggctcatttgcatataataaaccatcatttttctcagcagcgcgggcacatatgaacatgggaccaacacagaggccttcagctgccaagtgcacaggtaaggctactttcacacttgctctttccctttccgctattgaggtccgtcataggatctcaatagcgggggaaaacgcttccgttttgtccccattcattgtcaatggggacaaaactgaactgaacgaaacagaatgcattccgttacatttggttgcgtccccatcgcggacagaataatgctgcgagcagcgtttttctgtccgcgatgtggtgcagagcaagacggatccgtcctgacacacaatataagtcaatggggatggatctgttttctctgacaaaaaagaaaacggatccgtcccccattgacttttaatggagtttatgacgtcttggcaatgttaaagataatacaactggatctgttcataacggatgcagccagttgtattaggctactttcacacttgcggcagagtgatcaggCAATCTgcgtgcaaacggacagcatttgtagacggatccggatgcgtatcagtctcacaaatgcattgcaagaacggatccgtctgtccatttgtcatacggacaaacagaTCAGTTTCAATtttaattttcacttttttaaaggtgtgcgcatgcgcagaccggaagaatggatccagcattgcagtatttttaaatgtaaatgaatgccggatccggcattcaggcaagtgttctggaattttgtacggagataaaatcgtagcatgctgcggtattatctccgtcctgaaaagtcaaaaagactgaactgaagacatcctgatgcatcctggacggattgctgtccattcagaatgcattaggataaaactgatcagttcttttccggtattgagcccctaggacggaactccgtgccggaaaagaataacgctagtgtgaaagtactcttatcaGAACAGAAGTGTttctgctgatccatgacggatccagcaaaaaaacGCTGTATATAATTCCTACAGGAAAACGTTTCTCCAATAAGCACGGTATACAACAATAACCTGCTGTTAAAAGGGGTCATCTCGTCAAGACAACTCTGCCCGCCAGGTTGATCAGCTAAACGCCCTGGTCCCGCCACCAGCACCTCCTGCCACCGCCTGCTGTTGCGCCtgctgcagggacagtgtagcatTACACGGCGCGTATTCTGATCGATGGCGGCCCGCCAGTACAGGAGCTGCTCGTATAGAGTAGCTCTCGGTTCTGGCTCTTAGAGGGGCAGTCCTGAGTGGATAATCTCCCTATATGAGGGCCTAGAGTTGTcaccataacccctttaaataaccaaGTCCTGGGAACACTATAAATAATGTGGCCTGCACATTTTTTGTGGGCTGCCCTCTTGCTATAGCGAAGTCACTAATTCCCGGTGACATGTCATGAAAGGGTTACACGCGTTTCCTACCGATACACTCCAGTTTTCGTTGCGGAGTGCGCTGATGCGGCAGATATTCTAGTTCTTCCACCGCAGCTCTGTACGGTTGTTTTACATCTTCAGGGTACAGCTTTTTGGAGACCCCCAGCACAGATGGTGAAGCGAAGCTGTACAAATCCATGACCTGGAGCAAAGATTCCTCCCGGGCAAGCAACACCTGTCTGAGGGACGAGAAAACGACCGTATCTGTGTTGTGGTACGCGAGTCGTGAACCTGCAAAATTCACAAAGCGGGCATCCGTGTGCCGCCCGCATTTTATTTGTGAACCTATTATTTTCAATACGGATAAAGAAAGCAAATGgatgatccgtgtgctttctgcaaaaagatagagcaagtcctatagaacagggatgctcaacctgtggccctccagctgttgcaaaactacaactcccagcatgccctaatagctgtaggctgtccaggcatactgggagttgtagttttgcaacagctggagggccgcaggttgggcatccctgctatagAACATGAACTCaacgggtccacaaaaaatgcagatgcaacgCGGACCGGATCTATGTGTCATGTGTACGGGGCCGTAACCACATCCATATATTATCTCTTATTAAAGTCACAGACCGGAAAGCGTCATTCGGGACCGCCATTAACTCCTTAAGTGACCACCAATATGCTCCTGTCCAACAGCCACTAAGGGGCTTTAGTTTAGAGGGCCATGTCTGACGGCACTCCAGCAGGGGCAACCTGTGATCCCCTTAGAAGCCAATAGTGACCGCAGCACCTAAGCGGTTTACAAAAGGGAGGAGACTTCCTCTGACCACCCATCCGTGCCCCCTGTGATGTGACAGTGTGGTGCCGACGGGTTGTCATGGTAGCTGCAGGTCTAAAAAggagccccatgtcagccatgtgTATTAGCCTGTCTGTcagaaaaacactaatttttttttttttttaaatatagaataaaaaaagtttataaaaaataaaaaaaaagaagtaaaaatataatttttttttgctttatggtgacaaaaaaaaattaaaaatacaaactTGTTATTGCTGTATCTTtaaaaccctaaaaaaaaaatgtatcccgTCTCCCAATGAACAGACTAAAAAGTGCTGACATCCGACACCTGTGCACCAACGGTCCCATGTAATGCTCCATTTTCCCCAGTGGTGGCGCTGGAGGGATAgtgaacacttactgccaggttcTTCCCCTCCATCTGATCACCAGGAAATGCTGAGCTTTTTTTGAGGGAGGGCACACCTTTAACAAAAAGGCATTACCAAAAGTGGGCTATTCCTTTAGAAAGCACctgccagcaggatcaaccctattaaatcaaACATACCACCTGGTAGGATTGATCCAGCTGAGGAAAATTATGCGGCATTCCCACggcttttatgcaaattagggcttcCGTGCACTGAAAGGGGGGTGGCctgcactggaaagctgaggtgcaCTAAAGGGCCTGGCTCCTCCCTTATTGCACTGAAGCCTTCATTTCCATaatgaataaaagtctttttttttttcactggaaaGCCACAACCGAGTTTCACAGGACAGGCATCATTTTAATCAGCGGGATCAGTGATGCCGCTAGGTCTCTGGCAAGACGACCCTGCAAATAACAGTCAGCAAATGTGGCGGCTCCAAATAtcaaaaagtggggggggggattgttACCTGTACAGAGCGAGCAGCGCAGACCACAGCGGGGGGAAGAAGCCGTCCTCTAGACACTCCCGGCAGGCTTCCTTCACTTGTGGGCTTGAAGGGAGGTTCAGTGAGAACATGGCGGACGACAGCAGCCGGTCTGGGGAAAGAGGAGGTCACAAAATCATCTAACAGTACATGGCGCCGAGCCCTTCACCCACCGCACAATGGCGGAATGAGATtgcgggcatgggggggggggatgtgtcctgctgctgggagcCCCCCCAAGATTAGATGCCCCTTCATCTAATAATGGACATATAAGTGATTTCTACAAGGAAGTTATTATAATCTTCCTTCCAGACGTTCTCATCATGTAACTGATAACAACACGACTTGGGTGGTAACTCCGAAGCCCCCCCATGTACACATAGCCTGTGTCTCTGTACTGTGCAGTTTTTCTGGCTACTTCCATCACTTTCAGTCTATGAAGACGACATCCTGTGCTGCCCCCTTGTGTGTAAACATGGAACATCGCTCGCAATTTATGGGATTGTGGAAATTTTGTCTAATTTTCTCTTGCTTTTGCCCTATtgattcataaaaataaaaaaaataaaaaattattgtatGCCGGATCCCTGTTCCTTACCATTCAGTGCCAAAATAATACCGTCACATGGTACCCAAATGACATTCTCATACAGCGCAACCACAGTGAAGCCGTTGTCCAGCCTCTCTGGTCAATAGAGTGAAAAGTGGTTGGTCACAGAAACGTTTTCACTTCAGGGGCCTCTCCATAAGAATATGTAGTGGTGGCAAGGAGGGGGCACAATAGGTTTTCCGTGGTCACCATGTTTAACTATGATAAGCCATTGACTACATGTATTAACCCTATAGCCGGCTACCTCTGGCATTGTGGATCTCTTTCACCACGACGTGTAAGTGCTGTGCCGCGTTCAGTCTCTGCAGCGCAGCCGGCAGCGTCAGTGATGTAGGGGACAGTAAACTTTCCAAATCCTCGAAAGAGTTCTCCATGTCTGTCCCGCTGTGTCCTCGGTCAGGTTGGGGGCTGCCAGGGTTTTCCCAGCTTTCCAGCCCCTCTCCTATAGAGCGGCTGTGCGGTATGGAGGAGCGGGGAGGTCCGGGGAGGCAGTGGAAACTCTTTGAGGATTTCAGCTGTGAGGCGCTGAGGGCTGATAAAGGGGATGGGTCTGGTGGAAGAGAATGGCGGAACATTTTGGAGGTTTCCTGAGAGGCGTCTTTACTGATGACGGGATACAGGCGGCTGTAGATCTGGCACTGGAGATGGAGGACTAGTTTGGCAATCGGATGATCGGAGGTGCTGGAATGAAGGAAGAATAGCAATTAGGCAGAACAACAATGCCAGCAGAAAACTAGCACTCCTATCATCACCCTCAACCCAGCAACGGTATTATAACAGGGTAGTGTCACAATCCCTGTCACAAGTTGAAGGTGGCACTGTTTGTGTGGGggaccagtggtcagacccctgcCTATCAGACATGTACGGCATATCAAATATTGAAAAAGTTTTAGATAAGGGGCAGAATGGACAAAGAAACGGATGACACAATGCGCAGCTCCCCGATCCCCCACCGCTTACCAGTCCTTGCTGGCCTTCGCCTCCTGGTCCCAGCTAGACACATAGGAAATTAGGAAATGACTGGAGATGCCCGCTAAGCCAAGCATTGGCTGCAGCATTGACCCACCTCAGCCAATCGGCATGTGGAGCTGGGAGCAGAGAACGGTAGGGACCCGGGATGTGTCGGAGCGGCAGTGGTGGCGTGATCAGCCGCTCCcttcccgagttatgatactttgcTCTCGTTGCACCCGCGCTCCTGTCCTTTCTGtggtcactgcctggccctgtcaatcaaagcagccagggaggggcaGGCCACAGTAAAGAGCGGAGTTTGGGTGCAATAAGAGCAACGGTGAcggcctcattgcaccaaaggcctaaattgcatattaacaaaaaaagtatcataactcgggaacaGAGCCTCGGATCAAGAAAAGAAAAActgcattttaatcaggtgaaccacagcgaaGCGCCTAAAGTGGTGGGAGTCAATCATTGCTCATCCAGGCAGGGCACcctacatacatgtattatagcTGTGCCTGGGACTGCATCTGGACtcactcaagtgaatggagctggaaggcagtaccaggcacagcaaCACCCATATGTGTGGCATTGGTGGTCAGTGGgtgttttgggaggggggggggggggggggggaaggtcagACCCTTACCGATTACAGAACACCATGCAATACAACCAGAGGGGTTTATTACCTGAGGATCTGGCAGACATAGCTGGAAACTAAGTCAGAGTCACTCGGGTTGCTCTTAATCCTCTCCAGATACTCTTTGGGCCATTCCTAATGCACAGAATTAAAAGCGTGGAGAATTTAGGAAGGTTAAATATGTCAGAATAAAAGTGAGAGGATGGTTATGCATGTGGCCTCTATATCAGAGCTGCCTCAGGGATAGAAGGCCTTTTTTTCCTGTAGCCACCAATCAGTGGTATGGTGGCCACACGTGAACTCGAGGGCCAGCGCTGGTCAAAACTATAATGTCCAAGGAGCGCGGAAGGGACCCGACTATTTCCAGAGCTGCAGCTCAGGCTGTGCCCCCGTCTACTCACATAGTCCTGCTCATATTCCAGCACGGCAGTGTACAGCGTCTTCTGCTCTTCTTCCGCCGGGGTCATCTGCTTGTTTTTGGAGAAGCGTCTGCGGATAAAAGAGAGCGAGATGAAGGAAAAGGACAATGGACGccccagggaaaagctgccctcATCAGATACCTGTTTGACTCTTCCTGCAGCCGCAGCCGGCGCTCCTCTGCTTTCCTCTGCAGCTGGGAGGGGGTGGTGGTCAAGGAATCATTTCCATTTCTTAGGCTCTTTACTTTAAAGCgttaattactgaaataaatggaagtGCACAAGACAACAGATGCCCCGCATATTGGTACCTGTGAAGGATACAGTCTCTTCCCTGGCCTTGGCTATTACCAGGTTCTCCATCATCTGTCTCTGCAGTGACAGCGTCTAGAAGACAGAAGGCCGGCATTATAGCGCCCACAGGGgccatcacccagctttccacaaCCCTGCATTGTATAGAAATCCGTAAAAGTACTACCAATGGCATGTGAGAGGAACTAGGCCAggggacttgtagttccacaacggaggttgctgacccctggactAGACAATGTACGATTTGATGCGTCCTTACTGTGCAATGTGTTTTCGGGACTGAACTAGTCCACTCATCAGGTCCGGGGCACTATACTAAAGGAGATACTTACCATGAGACATGAGAAATAAAGTGGTCTCCTAAAATCCCCTGCAATCAGCTGCCATCTCCAGGGAACCCTGCAGCCAGCCATACACTTTCCTTGGAAAACATGGACAGGAAAGGCAGCTgctgattagggatgagtgacCCCGAACTTCACAGGTTCGGTGGTGTAGGAATTCCGTTATAATGGAATTtgtagacggaatgcaaaacggaagcctttaagaggcgttCTGTTTTGACCCAtcataatggaagtctatggccaagcataacggatccgtctggtttatgcagggcggaaaacaaagtcctacataacggaaaccagacggatccgtcatgcttggccatagacttccattatgaTGGGTCAAAACAGaacgcctcttaaaggcttccgttttgcattccgtctaccaattccgttataacagaatccataacgggattcctaCACCACCCAACCACCCGAacctgtaaagttctggttcgCTCGTCTCTACTGCTGATACTTAGTGTCTCTTCCCTCGGGTTCATAGAGGGGGGTCCTCACTATAACATCCATATGCGCTAATGGGGCATATAGACTAGGGTTGTCCTGATGCTACAAACGCTGCAGTGGACACAACCCCCTGTGACTGCTTTTTGGAGGGTCTCCTAGAGGATTCTGAATACTGGGAGGGATTCAATTTATATTTATGGATCTCCACAAAATGCATCGGGGGAGAATAGATAATAACAGTTCTGGGCCCTCCTCATTCCAGGGTGTGCACCTCTCCAGCTTCTATGTGGCCACTCACCAGTGAGGTCTTCTGAGAGGCCTGCCTCGGGTCCAGTCGTGCCAGTCGGACTTCATATGCTGCCCTGAGCTTCTGGTTTTGTATGGACGCCTCTTCCAAGGGCGTGAGCTCCCTACAGACAGAGGGCACACGGGTTATTAGAGCGCCGCTTGTCTTATGCTGATGACAACTACAAGTCAGGATACGCACTTTCTGGAGCTCTGGACTTCGGCTGCCCTCAGCATCTGAAAAACCTCTGGTGTCGGAAAGGCATCGACTTTCCGAACCTCATCTGAACAAGCTCGTCGGTGCCCATACTGACGGCTAAGTGACGCCCGTGACGTCCTGGAGGTAGATGGGGTAAAAATGGACGTAGTACTTGTAGGTTTCAGAGCTGGTGGAGGATCGGGGACTTCAGAAACAAGATTTTCCGGTGACGGTAAGTTGACATCTGGTTTACCTAAAACAGAAATTCAACATAATGATCAGGAGCCACGCTGAACCCATAGTACAACTGCTCACCATCTGCTTGATCTCTACTTGCTGTCAATGAATAGAAACATTCATTGTTTTAATTCAGAATGCTCTCCCGGCTCAGCCCTGTCCACTTTTGCAAAGTGGAGAGAAGTATGAAAAGTCGCCAATTAAAGCTCAAATACGGTGTGTGCCATAGTTTGCAGCTTTTTTTACGGCATAAAACcgctgataaatctgccccatacgCTGCAGGCAGAATGGACTCACCCAGTTTGTCAGCGGTGGTCCGAGCCCTCTCCAGACACTGCTCCGCCAGCTTCAGCATCTTCTGTGAGTCTGGGCCCAGGCCTTCATTTACTGCAGCTGAAACAGAGAACTAATTAACTAAAGCGCATGTAAACCTTCATGCAAAGCACAGCAGGCGCAGTGGAGCGTCTCAGGGCGATCTGCACCTTCCGCTTTCATCGGCATTGCTCTGCTATTGCAGTATGCGGAGTACAGAGCCTGTATACTTACTACGGATCCGTACCGCGCACGCTGCAATAGCAGAGCCTATGCAAGTGGAAGGTGCAGACCGCTCTGAGAAGCCTCATTGCACCTTCTGAGTTTTGTGCAAAGGTTTAGGTACTTTTCAATTGAATTACTTTCTTTCCATTTTCAAATCCGACCACAAGATGGCGCTAGCCGGATGACTAGTCCTCACTGTGTGCACAGATGAGATGCACTTACCTGTCTCTTCAGCTTCCTCTGCCAGGGTTCGGGAGATGAAATTTACAGTCTTCAGGTACTCCACGTAGGCGTCCTGTCAAAAGCAAGCATCGTAAAGTTTACCCTGAAACACAGAAGTGGGAATTCTGCGGATTGACGTTGGAAACTGTCAGCAAGCATGTCAATAGTCTTTCCAACCACTGAGCTTAGGATTCTCTGGTGACCATTTTGGATCGCCGCGCTCTTCCGCTGGTGGGATCCAGGGTTgtaaaaaacagcgccacacctcccTATGTGGTATGGCAGCTCAGGCCCCTTCACTTTAATggcgctgagctgcaataccagacgcgCGGCTCCAGCCCGATCTACAGGGAGCACGGCCAAAAAGCTCAGGTAGAAATACAAGTCTGAGCAGTCTGCGAAATGAACAGCGGGCGTGACCACGCCTCGCCTCTGATGAGCTGTCACTGACAACCTTTTCCATATGGTGGGGGATGGCCCACGAATACCTATACCGTACCTACAGCCAAACCCTATTCCCATCAGTCTCAGACAAATGAATGGTCACATGTGGAATCGGGGACCTCAGTTCTCGTGATTGC
This genomic interval carries:
- the VPS9D1 gene encoding VPS9 domain-containing protein 1, producing MLVLFVMASSAGDGTLKPLQRAMKLANRAIQLDTGHRPRDAYVEYLKTVNFISRTLAEEAEETAAVNEGLGPDSQKMLKLAEQCLERARTTADKLGKPDVNLPSPENLVSEVPDPPPALKPTSTTSIFTPSTSRTSRASLSRQYGHRRACSDEVRKVDAFPTPEVFQMLRAAEVQSSRKELTPLEEASIQNQKLRAAYEVRLARLDPRQASQKTSLTLSLQRQMMENLVIAKAREETLQRKAEERRLRLQEESNRRFSKNKQMTPAEEEQKTLYTAVLEYEQDYEWPKEYLERIKSNPSDSDLVSSYVCQILSTSDHPIAKLVLHLQCQIYSRLYPVISKDASQETSKMFRHSLPPDPSPLSALSASQLKSSKSFHCLPGPPRSSIPHSRSIGEGLESWENPGSPQPDRGHSGTDMENSFEDLESLLSPTSLTLPAALQRLNAAQHLHVVVKEIHNARDRLLSSAMFSLNLPSSPQVKEACRECLEDGFFPPLWSALLALYRQVLLAREESLLQVMDLYSFASPSVLGVSKKLYPEDVKQPYRAAVEELEYLPHQRTPQRKLECIVRTLRVICECAEEYVSTPGTAAIGADDLLPILAFVVLKSRMSHLLSECAALEEFIQEGYLIGEEGYCLTSLQSALAYLETLPVPPSPPPV